A portion of the Punica granatum isolate Tunisia-2019 chromosome 7, ASM765513v2, whole genome shotgun sequence genome contains these proteins:
- the LOC116214953 gene encoding protein ECERIFERUM 26-like: MYFLHLLLPPSLSLSLPLFLSLSSPYQNSRTMVFPKEEKLVHSIRLSSVGPGRVTGTDVVHIPSSLDLAMKLHYLRGVYYFSAQATQGLTIKGIKESTFTWLNDYYMTCGRFRRSPDTGRPYMKCNDCGVRFIEGKCDKTIEEWLEMLSEDCELRNLLVSDHVIGPELSFSPPLLIQITQFKCGGFSLSLNWAHILGDVFAVVDFINKWGQMLAGLQKDHPEPPKSNTVILETPMKADREPISVRRVGPVGDHWIYCPGRKKGTFTFHLTSSQLTHLRSKFFGHMKSGRVPPYESLCTILWQCIANVKEEEPKVVTICKNDPSKRAIGVLSNSQKISVVRTDSSIKGSDPCEILGLLVDQAMEETAQIEEAVERDNGVSDFIIYGANLTFLDIGEANLYELELNGLKPIFADYAIGGVGEEGVVLVHPGPKGAKLSGDGGRVVTVILPENLLPALKGELKKNDLLLDENIFS, from the exons ATGtactttcttcatcttcttctccctccctccctctctctctctctccctctctttctctctctctctagtccCTATCAAAACAGCAGAACAATGGTGTTCCCCAAAGAAGAGAAGCTAGTTCACAGCATCAGGCTTTCCTCGGTCGGCCCGGGCCGGGTCACGGGGACCGACGTGGTTCACATCCCGAGCTCATTGGACTTGGCCATGAAGCTCCACTACCTCAGGGGAGTATACTACTTCAGTGCTCAAGCTACACAG GGCCTGACAATTAAGGGAATAAAGGAGTCGACGTTCACATGGCTGAATGATTACTACATGACATGCGGGCGGTTCAGGAGGTCACCAGACACCGGGAGGCCATACATGAAGTGCAACGACTGCGGGGTGAGGTTCATCGAGGGCAAGTGCGATAAGACCATAGAAGAGTGGTTGGAAATGTTGAGTGAGGACTGTGAGCTGAGGAACCTCCTCGTCTCGGATCACGTCATTGGGCCCGAGTTGTCTTTCTCCCCTCCTCTTCTCATACAG ATAACACAGTTCAAATGCGGGGGTTTCTCGTTGAGCCTTAACTGGGCTCATATTCTCGGAGACGTGTTCGCCGTCGTAGATTTCATCAACAAGTGGGGCCAAATGCTTGCTGGGCTTCAGAAAGACCACCCAGAACCACCCAAATCGAACACCGTAATCCTGGAAACCCCGATGAAGGCAGACCGAGAACCCATTTCCGTGAGGCGGGTCGGCCCGGTTGGGGACCACTGGATCTACTGTCCCGGAAGGAAGAAGGGGACCTTCACTTTCCACCTCACCTCCTCTCAGCTGACCCACCTAAGGTCCAAGTTCTTTGGCCACATGAAATCGGGGAGAGTCCCGCCGTACGAGTCTCTTTGTACCATTTTGTGGCAATGTATAGCCAATGTCAAGGAGGAGGAGCCCAAGGTAGTGACAATCTGCAAGAATGACCCAAGCAAAAGGGCCATTGGAGTATTAAGCAATAGTCAGAAGATCAGTGTAGTGAGGACAGATTCCTCAATTAAGGGGTCCGACCCATGTGAGATTTTGGGCCTTTTGGTAGATCAAGCGATGGAGGAGACTGCCCAAATTGAAGAAGCTGTCGAGAGGGATAATGGGGTTTCTGATTTCATCATCTATGGGGCAAATCTCACCTTTCTGGACATTGGGGAGGCCAACCTTTATGAGCTTGAATTGAATGGGCTAAAACCCATATTTGCGGACTACGCCATTGGGGGAGTTGGGGAAGAGGGTGTGGTTCTGGTCCACCCCGGGCCGAAAGGCGCAAAGTTATCTGGAGATGGAGGGCGGGTCGTAACCGTTATTCTGCCGGAAAATCTTCTGCCGGCGCTGAAGGGTGAGCTGAAGAAAAACGATCTGTTGCTCGATGAAAACATCTTCAGCTGA